Part of the Mauremys reevesii isolate NIE-2019 linkage group 4, ASM1616193v1, whole genome shotgun sequence genome is shown below.
TGTAAGGAGCCTGATTCTGAGCTCATTTACACAGATTTTACATGGGTAACTCTTGTGGGGAGGAGTCAGTCCAGGTTTACACCAGCATGTGCCCTAAGGCACTCTTTGCTAATTTACTTAAGTTTTATGGCATGCAATCTGATCACAAAGTTGCCTTTTCACTCCAAACAAGATATAATCCATTTGACTTTGATGTTAGTTATGGAGAAAAGAAAGTTACTCCGGTTTCTTGGATTTCAGACCATTTAATTTCCTATGAAACCTATTTAATGTCCTAGTCCTCTCTTCCTCCGGGCTAACGCTCGAGTGTCTTTAGAGAAGTGCCTCCATCTCCAGCAACAGGTCAGTCCAGACACTCAGGCCGCAGACTTCGAAGTCTCCATCCTGGATCTTCAGCTTTTTCAGAGAAGCCAGGGCAGCCTCTCGGAGCGGGGCAGGTCCCCTCATGAAGCAGCTGAAGCGCTCCCGCAGCTCTTCCCAGGAGAGCTCGTCCTCACTAgggcagcggctgctggcccacTGGCCGCGCAGGGGATCGTAGCGCAGGCGGCTGCCCCAGCTGGTAAGCAGATGCAAGTAAGGGGTGCCCAGCTGGGGGTATCGGGCAGAAAGGGCAACGAGGAGGGAGCCCGGGAGGAGGCGGCAGAAGGCGGAGAGCCGGCCTGGGTCCCCGAGCAGCCAGGAGAGCACCGCCGCAgccggcctgggcccctccctgtGCTCTGCCCAGCTGGCCCCCTCTCTGCCAGCGTTGTCCCCGgtctgctccagcagcagcgccGCCAGCACCCGGTAGACCCTAGGCCCGGGCAGATGCTCCAGGACACCCGCcggtccctgctcctcctccgcgTCTTCCTGCAGCCGggacagcagcagctgggcctCGGTCCGCAGCGAtagctccggctccggctcctcaCCGCgcgccagggctgggctgggcggcggCAGCAGCTGGGCGGCGGCCCTGCGCCGGGCCAGGAGGCCGAGGCTGCAGGGCCCCGGGGTAGCCTGGCCGCTGggcggcagcagcaagctccgcAGGAGGCGGTGGCAGGCGGCGGGCGGCAGCGCCCGGTTGCCCAGCAGCGTTAGGCCCAGCAGCTCCGGGCAGCGCCCCAGGTGTCCGAAGCCAAGCGGCGGCCCCTGCTGCCCTCGGCGGAGCCGCTGCCCCAGGGCGGCCCGGAGCCGGGGCTGGGCGCGGAAGCGGCCGTGCAGGTGCTGGAAGTAGCGGCCCCACTGCAGGGCTCTGTCCAGGGTCGGCGGGTCCCAGTCCCGGACCTGCCCCGAGCGGGACACGGCCAGGAGCCCGGGCAGCTGCTCCACCTGCCACAACAGCGTCTCCATGGCGACGGCTCGCTTGGGCCCCCGGCGCTTCCCGCCGCAAGTTTGAACAGCGGTTCTGCCTTCCGCCCGCGTTTTAGCCCAATCGGAACCAGCTTGAGGTGAGCTCTGCAATCCCATTGGCTGATGATGTTGTCAGTCCCCTGCCAATTCACTTCCGCTGCCCTTAGATCACGGGGGGAAGGACTCGGGGGTTAGGGAGCGTTGTTTGATCAGGCAGGGTCAAAGCTAGGTGGAGCGGCAGGAGGGGTGCGGCGCTGCTAGGAGCTCTCGTCACTAGCCAGCCCGCAGTCACACTCCCGCTTgcagtatagacctgcccttctCAGGCATCTTCCAGCAGCCCCTGCTATTGAGTGACCTGTTCTGGAGTTAGAGGGGCAGCTCCCTTTACGCAGAGTGCGGCTGCTGTGACTGCAACACAAATAAAATATGAACACCCCGTTGAAGTATAAGGGTGCACTGGTGTGCAATGTAAAATAATCCCCCAATTATGCCAGGGTTCTAACACTCACTTTTACATATACACATTTTATTCCCCCACACTCACCAATGTTTGAACCCACAGTCTTCACATCCACAACTACACAGTGATTCCAGCTGTAGTGGTTAGCCCTGcaggttttgtttggtttggtttttttaagtccCTATTTGCTATAATCCTGTGATTAAGTGTggctcagttttcattttaaaaagtttctagctcttacagttgtggagaaaaatgttgaaaatgtCATCAGAATGCACTCTAAAGActcaaaaaaaccccaataaTGATCCCCAAATAGTTTTAAAATCACGATGAGGTGTATAGTCATGATTTTGGGCAGGCTGATTCATGATTGAGGGTTATCAATACAAATCAGAGACCTCTCCTTTTCACCTATAGGAATAATAGAGAAATGGCACACACACTCGTGCTGTTACCCACTATGTCTCTCCAGGGTTGGTCTGGACCACAATACACACATTGCAAGAGGGTTACACAACTATCTGTGATATTGCAGTGGAATGCCAGGCATCAGGTtggtttctattcctggttctggtACCAGACTGATCTAGTAATTACAGTCCGCTTATCCAATTATAGCAATTCTCCTATTTGAGTCATCTGTGgggacagagccctcaccctctgtaTAAAAGCATAAGCCTCTACTACTTGAGCTGAAGAGCCAGATGTATTAGCacaggggttcttaaactgggggtcgggactcctcagggggtcgtgaggttattacatggggggtcgtgagctgtgatcctccaccccaaaccctgcttcatcaccagcatttataatggtgttaaatatataaaaaaatgtttttaatatatgAGGGGGGTTGCCCTcaaaggcttgctgtgtgaaaggggtcaccagtacaaaagtctgagaacccctgtattAGCATGCAAGCAGCAGCAGTCATACATCTCTATATGTTGTCTAACCAGTAGAGGATGACCCAGAGTCACTCTATTAGTACGGGTTACAGTAGCACTTAATTTGGCATGTTGCTTCTGAAAGGCTGGCAAAGTGGCTGGAATGTGATGAGAGTTGACTGGAAACTTATCACATGCTCATGAAACCACCTACAGCAGGGGTCAAAATTGTGAGAGTTCATAGCACTCTTTGTCCAATTCCAAGCCCCCACTCATCCACATGGCATATGCTTACTTCCATGTGTCCTGGTGCTAGGACCAGCTTCCCCCTGTTATTTGCATTATTTATCTTTAGCAATTCTTCTTTAGCTCAAATGGCAGGGCCCTATGCTTTTGTATTAGAATTTTATCCTCACTCCTGATATGAAGCTCCGAATTATGGTGTAGAGCACTAGTGTATAATTTCTCATCTTGAGGGCCACATATATCATTTCAGGAAGGTCAATGATCTGTGGCAAGTTTTCTGCCTTGTTCTCTTCCGTTTGTACCACTCAGGTGATATAAAGGGAGCACAAACCACCTGAAAGTTCCCAGCAGGCCTACAGCTAGCATAGCAAGCCCTGACTCCTGGAAGCTCCTAGCACAAAGTGGTATGTTAGGAGCAGAAAGAGGAAGCAGCTGGAGGATACGGCATTTTGATTGTCCCTAGACAGTGTTTGGTCCCTAAGAGACAGTTTGCAGTGGTGCAAATTAGAATATCTCCACAAGCTGCTCTAACATGGACTGAAGCAGAGAATTGGGGAACCATAAATGGTTGTTGGTTCTCAGTTTCACCTGTTTTTCCCATCTCCTAGGCTACCTTAAATAGTCCTGTACAAAAGAGGAGCCATCCTTTCCTGAGTACTACTCTAGACTCACTCAGAGCCAGTGAAGCTCCTGTCCTCACTAAGCCCCCCACTGCTAGAGCTattctctcttccctcctctgcAGTAAAGAACAGAGAGCAGATGCTCATCACTGCCAGCTCAGAACTATTCTTGGAACTGCTGAGGAAGATAGTTGGGGTTTAGTGCCCCAACCTCTTCCCCATCCTGATGtgctgacttaaaaaaaataagaaaggtTCTTACTGGtgtgtttaacagtgagagtacttaaccactggaacaatttatgaaAGGATGAGGTGGATTGCCCATCAGTAGGCATGTTTAAAATCAAGACTAAGGTCTTTCTAAAAGATGATGGGCTCAATGGGGGTATTCCTGGgtgaagttttatggcctgtgttagccAAGGGATCAAACTAGATAGTCAGAATGAGTCCTTCAAtcctttaataaataaataaataaataaaacactacACACACTCTCTGAAAACACTCAATTTTAAAAGTCTTAGAATAGATTTTCAGTTCAGAATTAACTGCATATTCTCTCCTGagggtagggtgatcagatagcaagtgtgataAATCGGGACagagatggggggtaataggaatctatataagaaaaagaccccaacatcgggactgtccctataaaattgggacatctggtcaccctatctgagGGCCACAGGTCCCTAGATTTCCACAATACTATTGTAATGTATTTGTTGCTGAGTGGACTCAATGTTGGCATATGACTTTAAGGCTGGGAATGGCCTAGCAGACTCTTTTCAGCAAGCATCCTGCCAACAGCTGCTCTAGCTCTCTAAGGGTCTACCTCTTTTCATGACTCACCCTCCAGCCAACTCACATTTAGTCTTACTCCTTCTAAGGTAAGCTAAGGAGCCACTAAACTAAACTCAGACATAACTTTTTGCTCCTACCCAGGCTTTGCAGCATTGTTCTCCCACTGTTGTGCAGAGCAACACCTCCTAGAGCTTTCTCCCTGGAGGAGAAGCTTTGCACTCAGTATTCCTTCTCATAGTATTTCCACATCATCTTGTCCAGTAGGGGGAATACAGGCATGCTCACCCACTCCCCTATTCATCTGGGGTGCCATTCAGGGACCCCAGGGCCGCTCataggattcagggggcctggggcaaagcaatttcaggggccccttccattaaaaaaaagttgcaatattatagaatactatattcttgtgggggcccctgcggggtccagggtctggggcaaattgccccacttgccctcctgGCAGCCTTGAGGGACCCTGTGGTAAGCAGCTGAAGTCTGCTCCTTCAGAGGCCTCACTATCACCCTAGACTTCTTCCTACCTGGGCCTTCCTTTAGTTAGTCTCTCCCTAGGCCTTTTTTCCATTCTCTAGGATTCAAAGAAGGATTACTTCCTCCAGCCCTGTTTATAGTTGGGCTTCTTCCCTTTATGTTCATCACCCAGATCATCCctcagctgggcttcatcttcaGTTGGGCCTGGCTCACCCTTCATGTGCAACTAGGTACACTAATTATTCCCTCTCTCCAATAAACTATTTCATTACAGTTGTGTGGTACACACCCATCACAATTGCTATTAACATTAATAATAGTTTATGTTTACATATCATCTTTTATTCCAAAAGATTCAAAAGCATATTATATTTCATTTATTGCTGAAATACGTCATTTCACAGGTGGAATGTATCAACCATTCAATAGTACACAGCAACAAATGCAACAGGACAGTTTAAGATATGAAGTGGGGAATATTGCATTCAGTTGAAACTACAGGTGGAAGTTTAGACAGTCAGAAAAGAGTTATGTGAATTGGAATTTGGTCAGGAtgtcactacaaaagtttttttttctcctgctgataatagcccacgttaattgattagtctcattagagctggtatggcaacccccattttttcatttctctgtatatctatcttcctactgtattttccactgcatgcatctgatgaagtgggctttagcccatgaaagcttatgctcaaatacatttgttagtctctaaggtgccacaagtactgctccttctttttactgatacagattaacacagctaccactctgaaacctgtattaaCATGGTCTCTCTTGCAATAGGTGTTATGGTCTCTAAAGTGAGCAATTTCACTGAATTCTTGGTCCATGTATATTTTAATGAAGGATTTATTTTGGAAATTTGTATGCAATGAGAAATTTCCTTTTCTGATCTTAGTCTTATTGGATGAAATCTACATGTTTATAAACATAAATGTGCCTGTAAATTTCACTTGAAAGAAATCAAATAATCACATTTGCAGCACCAAAATCTGAAACATTCCTGCATGATTTCTAACAGGCCTCtgtagagctgattgaaaaatgAAATTTCCAGCTTTGATTTTGTTTCAAAAGTCAAAATACTGACATTTTATTCAAGGGAGATCATGGTGCATTTTGGGAGATGCAGTCTGTTTGGATTTCACTAATATCAGGTGAGCACCATAAGAGTCCCCAAAACAATCAGTAGATGTTAAGCCATTCCACATGCTTTCCTATGATGTTGTAAAATGAATTTGGAATTTGAGTGATCAAAGCTAAGACAATTGTATTCTGAGAGATACCTGTGCAGGCTTCTTAGGCAAAGTTAGATGAAATGACAATACTTATACATTGCCATGTTAATTTCATGAGAGGATGCTGACAACAATCAAGGCAACAAAGAGGTACCTTAGCTTGTTAGTTAGTATTCATGTATGGGTATTTACAACAGGTCAGTTTGATAAAATTTGTCTTGACATCATGGGAAATCTATGGAGTTGGGGCTCATGTTGGTTTTCTAATAAAATGGGTGCCCCCAAGCCAACTCTTTTTCCTGGTTGCCATATCTCCTCAGAACCTCTAAAAGAACCTCACAACACAAACCCTAAAACTTTCTTGCACACCTGTAGTGGTAAACACCTGTAATCTGAACCTCCTCCAACTTCCAAACTCTTCTTTTGCACTAGTAGCAAGTGCAGCTGACTTGCCCCAAAACTCCTGCACTTTCCCTTACTATTAACTTTTAATCTCAACATGCCAACCTCCACGCAAGTCCCTCCCAACCCGAGCTATTGATCTCAGATGCCAAATTCTCCCCCCAGGTTTGTAATAAgctattgttatttatttgtgttgcagAAGCACCTAGAGGTACCAAGGATGTCCCCCACCCCtctatgctaggcactgtacatacatacagaatgaaaagacagaacctgatccaaagagcttgcaatccaaGACTGAAGATAACAAATACAACAGATGAGAAGAGCACAAGGTAACACTGAGACAAGTTATGATTTGTGGAATAAGCAGTGATCCCAGCATGACAGCTATCTAGCCATAAATTCCCTTGTCCACACTCTCCACTCAGAAAACTACCTTAATCTCCCATACCCTGGTGCTAATATTATAATGGCATCCAGGTTTATCATTTTAGTATCTGGCTGCCCTAGCAGTATCTTTTGAGGCCTTCCACCATAAATTTGAAGCCTGTTGATCAGCCTGATATGTTGGTGTGATCTGTGGAGCAGATGGAGAATTTTCTTTGGGTCAAGAAGAGCATAAGCTGCTTCCTGTCAAACTAGCTGTCTTTTCCAtgtatacattttttttcctggaggACTTCTTAAGAGTTGGAAGCCTCCTTTCTACGGTTTGGCAGCTTCAATAATTGTCAGCATTGTGGATATGGTTACGTTTCATGTTGGGTAAAACATATAGGCTCAATACTTTGTTTAGGGAGAACAGGGAGCCACAAGAACATCCAAAAGAAAATCATCTAGATATAGTACAtgaggtctctctctcttttttattttttatgtatttatttatttcgaGGGGAAAAGTGTGGTAGTAGCATTTGTAAGGAAACCAAAGAACTTATTATCTCAATGCCCAGCCTTAAAAATATCCTTCACTA
Proteins encoded:
- the FANCF gene encoding Fanconi anemia group F protein; amino-acid sequence: MGLQSSPQAGSDWAKTRAEGRTAVQTCGGKRRGPKRAVAMETLLWQVEQLPGLLAVSRSGQVRDWDPPTLDRALQWGRYFQHLHGRFRAQPRLRAALGQRLRRGQQGPPLGFGHLGRCPELLGLTLLGNRALPPAACHRLLRSLLLPPSGQATPGPCSLGLLARRRAAAQLLPPPSPALARGEEPEPELSLRTEAQLLLSRLQEDAEEEQGPAGVLEHLPGPRVYRVLAALLLEQTGDNAGREGASWAEHREGPRPAAAVLSWLLGDPGRLSAFCRLLPGSLLVALSARYPQLGTPYLHLLTSWGSRLRYDPLRGQWASSRCPSEDELSWEELRERFSCFMRGPAPLREAALASLKKLKIQDGDFEVCGLSVWTDLLLEMEALL